DNA from Equus asinus isolate D_3611 breed Donkey chromosome 17, EquAss-T2T_v2, whole genome shotgun sequence:
CAGGCCACTCCTGTGGGTAGGTGGGCTTTCTCTTGCAGAGGAAAGGCTGTGGGCTCCCAGGAAGCCAGGCTTCTCTCCCTGTGGAGGCTGCTCCCCAGTTGGAACCACAAATCCCTGGCTTGCCCAGAGTCACTCCTGGGCCTCATCTGACCCTCCATACCTGAGGACCAGTAGTTGAGATTACCTGGAGTAAGGGGTGTTAAAGGGAAGATGTGCAGGATGAAGAGGAAGCCCTTAAATGCCAGGTTGAGAGTTTGGATGTTAACCTGGGCAAGAGGGAGCCACAGAACAGTGAGgagagctggggcaggagggaCTAATCGGGAGGTACAGGATGGatcaggagagaggagagtctggGCCCTGTGAGCAAAACTGTGTGCCCTTGGCCttgggccagagggagggagaggagcggggagaagggagaaataaGGTCAGGCTTCCGTCCCCCCGACTCAACGCTTAGTCTCCTGCTTCTTTCCAGTCTGCATAAGGAAGAGATGGAGTTCCAGccaaatgaggaggaggaggaagagggcgcTCACCCTGGCATCCTTGGCCGCTTCCTAGGGCTCCAGTCCCATGACCACCATCCCCCCAGGACCAACTCAAAGACCAAACTACTGTGGGCCAAGAAAGAAGTCCTTCTCCATGAGGGCCAGCTCAAGAACCTCGGGGGGGCCAGACAGAACTCTAGGGACCAGGAAGACAGCAAGGCCTGGAAGATTAGGGGGGAGGACGCCTTCAAGTCCGCTGCACTGTATGGGAGGTCGGGCTACCACAGCGCCCCCCAGACACCGCTCAGCCACACGCCTATGATCTTCCCACCCGGACAGTCAGCGCCCTCCAGTCTTTGCAGAGTCTCAGGCATAGACGGCAGTGTCAAAGATCAAAGCCTACAGCTTGTGATGCCTGGGACCAAGAGGAGTTTTGAAATGCTCCCAGAGAGTCCTGGGGCCTCAATGGAGCACCCAGAATTGTGTCATTTGAAGAGGAAAACTGTCGAATTTAATCTGACGGATATGTCAGAGGCCCCCGAATGTCATCTCAGAGAACCACATTTGGAACAGTCGACAAGCAACATACACACCATACTCAAAGATCATGGCGATCCCTATTGGGCATTGGAAAACAGGTCTGTCCTCTACCCAAACCCAGGGCACGGCCTCCCCTCCCTTGTTAACCCTCACCAGCCTCCCTTGCTCTGAGCCTACTCTTCTTGCATCATTTCCTACGGTTCCATCACTGCCAGAGCATGTGTGCCCAGCACTGGCTTGGGGCACATACCTGGCCACCTCAGCAGGGGCCTTGGGGACGTGTTGGGGACTTTTGCTCATTAAACCCGACAGCCTGACATCACCAAGACTTCCCTGGAACCCAGGTGAAGGAAGATGAGGGTGCACTGACAGGAGTGATGCTGGAGAAAGGGCTACTAGCACAGGTTTGGGTGGGCAGATGTTATCATTGGACCCAGCTCACTCTGAGCAGGGGTGGCAGACACAAAACTGTGGGGCAGAACTGGGGGCTCTAGGCTGTAGCCCCAGATCTCAACTCTCTGCCCAGGCTTAGCTGGGAGATGGCCTATGAGCACTCCCCCACAAGCACCCACAGGGGTCCTGAAGCACTCCTGGAAAGGgtggcaccccccccccccgggaaCTGGCAGATGGGGAGGCTCCAGGTCCCTTGGGGGTAACTTACTACCTTGGGGACCTCACGAAAAGGCTTCTGAACCTAAATGTGCTTTATGCTTCCTTGAGGTCAGTCCAAAGCTGTCACAAAACTGCCCAATGTTTCCCTTTATTTGATTTCCTGGATACTCACCCAGTTAGacccaccctaccccacccccaatCATGATGTAGGGGGGAAGTGTAACTTCCCATTTCTAGATTCGCAGTTGCTTCTGTGGTCAGAATACACAGCCCTGTGATTGAAAACTTAAAAGGGCCATAATCTTGTCTTGCTTGTAGGGCTAGACCAACTTTTACCCATCACCTTGTTTAGGAAAGGACATTAACGTAGTTGTTAGCAAGGACACAGGTGGCTGCAGCCTCCTGAAGCTACCCTTGGGTCTTAAGATTTAAGATGTCTCCACCCTTGCCCTTCTACTGCAGCTGTTAGTATTGAAATAAGGTTTTTCCGTACTCATGTTGTGAACTTTCTCAAATTCTCACCAGGGATGAAGCACATTCCTAAGCCTGCTTCCCACGGGAGATGGATGCTTCACCGGCCTGGTCCTACCTGCGTGTACACCAGCGGGACACTGATCCAGTCATAGCCACATAGCTGTCCACACTGAAGAATATATTCCCATGACAGCCTGAATTAAATGGGTTAGCTTAATGGACAAGAAAAATCAGTAGTTTCAGGACTACTTCAGCCTTTAAATGCCTTTTGTACCTAACATAGCTAGAACAAGCTACTGGAAATATTAATTCAAAACATCGAATTCAGAATCAGGAGTCCTCAAGCCCTCTCTGAATTCAGCACACCCAAGCCTTGGTATCTTTCCGAAACTAAGGAGTTTAATAAATACAAATCCTCCTAGGTGTCTCATTTTGATTAGTGTGATGATCACAGATCTAGCAAAGATGGCTTAGACACGTTTCTAGCCCATGCCAAGAACTCAAAGACAACAGCTGGGTACCAAATTACTTTATTTGAAGGAATGGTACAAATCCAAGAACTTAAGTAGATGTTTTGGTACAACTTATAGAAAAGGTAAAGGTAACCCCAACATGCATGCACTGCCTCGGTGGATCAGGGAAGTCACCCGGTGGCTGAGGGAAGCTGGTCCAAGACTTAGCTCTCGTCACACTCTCCCAGGGTGTGCTTGTCAAAGAGATACTCTGCCATGCCAGATTCGGGGGCCCCCATCCTGCGCAGGTTGGTTACGTGGTCACCCAATTCTTTGATGGCTTTCACCTGCTCATTCAGGTAATGAGTCTCGAGGAAGTCACACAACTAGAGAACAGAATGGGGAAGCAAGTTAATGGGGAAGCTTTCTCAGCCCAAGGCTGGGAAACCATCTCCTCCTCCCAAGTTGCCAATACTCACGTGGGGGTCATTTTTGTCAGTGGCCAGTTTGTGCAGTTCCAATAGTGACtcattcacatttttttccaagTGTAATGCACACTCCATTGCCTTCAGCCCATTCTCCCAGTCATCCTGGTCTGGTTTCTGAACGAGAGATGGTTAGGTCAGTGCATCTGCAGTCTCTACCTATTAAATCATGACAAGTCACCAAGCACCTACCACGTAACCACTGTGCTTCAGCCAAAGGAACAACCACATTTCCCTGGGTGACAATTCCCAATGTAACCTCCTTGCCTGTTACTGTGTGCCTACTGTAGCTTAGACAGCAGGCCTAAAAAAGCACAAAAGACGGAAGCCGAATATATCCTCATTGCTTAAGGGCAACTGTCAGTCTCTGGGTGATCTCTGACACCCGAGGACTGCTAGAGAGATGATGAAGCATGATGTCCCTAGGATCTTTTGCTCACCTTGATGTCCTGAAGGAAGATCCGGCCGCCTCGTTGGTTCTGCAGCTTCATCAGTTTCTCAGCATGTTCCCTCTCCTCATGAGAttggtgaagaaaatatttggcaaagTTCTTCAAAGCCACATCATCGCGATCAAAATAGAAAGACTGAAAGGGGAACACGAATGTGTTCTGTTAGGGCTGTCCCAaggaaggcagtctgctggcCTAGCCCTCCTTTCTCAaagccggggtggggggtgggggggtcggTGCCTAAGGAGATCGGGGGCAGCCTGGGGTCCTGGACTGAACACCACAGTAACTAGTTTCCACTCTGAAGTACAACAATGAAACTTGGTCCTTGGAATTCAAAGTTTGCTCTAAGGAACCTTTAGGATATCACAACTGCCTCCAGCATGCAATGTCTTAAGGATCTGCATTAGCGCAAAGTAAACTTCTGACAGCCCGTGTCAAATGTGATTGAAGAGAAGGTGTTGAAATATTCACCCTGCACTGTTAGTGCCGCCTCCTTGATCAATCCGTGTTCAAACAGGAGCTTGCCAGCTCACGGCAGATGCATGGCTTTCTAAAATTAACCCACTAGGCAAGGCGACAGCTGTGGGCAATGCTAACGTACGGAAACATATTGACAGTAGAAAGCAAAAATGATTCCGTTTCAGACACTTGCTGTGTTTTCAGGTGTTCCTGAAATGGAAAGGCAGTTCCCAGAAATCCAGGCCTGTTTTCAAATCCATCCGGAACACGTCTATTCCTGGATAATCTGCACAATCATAAGGCAGTTCTAACTAAAACTCCCACCTAATCGCCTAAAACTAGGATTTTGGGAAAACGAAAATTCCACTGCGTACTGCATGGAAAAATTCCTTGCCCGCTAACTGCTGGGGGACTTTATCCAAGGACTAAGGGTTCGGATAGAGGGCCAGGACTCTCAGACACAAAAAGGATGAAGAAATAAGCACCCAGGCCCACAGACGCGGGACTGACACAACTCTGCCGACAGAAGAGGAGATGTGTAGATAGGCTGCAATTCCAGCGGGACTTCGAGATAAGCACAGGGGTGGCGGCAGCTGCTCGGGAGTGGCCGCCCACGGCAGATAAGCCGCCTAGCGCTAGCCCCCAAGGTTGCTGCTCGACGCCATTACCCAGCAGGCTCCGCCATTCCCGGGCGATGGAAGCTGGCCCTCTTATCCCCAACTACCCAAGCAAACCGAGAGCCTCAGGGACACGTGATCGGACGTAGAGGAAGGGATGGACACACCAAAGTCCACCTTGCCAACTGCAGGATGACAGAGGGGGCAACCCCGGGATTTCCAGAAGGCCGCTCTCTTTACATATAGAGGGGAGGCGGCCCTCTGTCCCATCCGCACCCCGCCCCCCGAGGGGACGATCGGAAAGCGCGGAATGCCCAGAATTTCTGCGCAAGGTAAGTCCCGGGGACCTCGGCCGGCCTCCATCTTCCCGAAGCGAGCGCGGAGGCGGGAGAGCCAGTCCGGAGGCcacgcccccgcccgcccccgccgcccggaGGCCacgcccccgcccgccccgccgcccggAGGCcacgcccccgcccgcccccgccgcccggaGGCCACGCCCCtgcccgccccgccgcccggTGGCCacgcccccgcccgccccgcccgccggaGGCCGCGCTCGCCCTCACCATGGACAGGTACACATAGGAGGCGTGGAGCTCCAGGTTGATCTGACGGTTGATGGCGGCCTCCGAGTCCTGGTGGTAGTTCTGGCGCACCTGCGAGGGGAACGCGGTCGTCATGGCGGACggctgaggagaggagagggcggcggcggcggggcggcgcTGGAGCGGCGGCGGGAGCCTTGCGGCGGGCCGAGGGCGCTGTGAGGAGATGAAGGAGGGCTGACTCTGGGTGGCCGGCCGGGGTGGGGAGCGAGCGCCGGGTTCCGTTCAAGCACTGTTGAAGCAGGAAACCTCGGCAACTCCGACGAAGACTGTGGCGCAGGCCGCCGCCCGCCGGGCTTTTATAACGGGAGCCGGCGTCAGGCCCGCCCCGGCCAATCACGCCGCCCGCCCGcgcgccaggccccgccccttccgGGGgcgcgcggccccgccccgccgcgcgctgggggaggggcgggcggggcggccTTGGGGCTGCGAAGCGGTCCCCGAGCAGGGGGCCCCGGGAAGGATCTGTGAGCTGTGGCTCGTTGGGTGGGGcgggagggaagggctggggaggggcgggagggaagggctggggaggggcgggaggcccaGCTCGGAGCCCTGACCCTAGGGGCGTCCTGGGTCGTGGAACCGACGGGAAACCGCCTCTGGGCACGGGGGGCGCAAACGGGCACCCCGAGACTCTTGGCCAAGGGCACGTTCAAAATCAGAGCAGTCACCACACCCCAGGTGACTGCCTCGTGATGCAGATGGGGAACTGGGAAGGTGGAGACGTGGGTCCTAGGAGGCCGAGTGGGTCGGGGttcactttctcttcctccaaGTCTACGAGGAGCAAGTGGGGGCGGGGTGGAGCCCACTGCCCTCGATCGGCCCCCGCCCTCCCGACCCCGGGCCCCCGGGCCGCCTTTTGCAGAAAGCAAAGATGGCTCCGTGTGCAGTTTATACAACAAAGGCTGGGCGGGCCTTGTTTCCCTAGAGACTCGGGAGGCTCGGAGGCCGCCTGCCCCGAGGGggtcctgggggtgagccgcGGGATCCTGAGAAAATCGCCGGTGGCGCTTAAAACTCAGACAGAGATGGGCgttagagaagaaaggagaagccCCTTGGATCTGGAGATCAAGATGTCAGTGAGGCCATTTTGAAACAGCCTCTTTTATTCGCCCCAGTCACAGGAGCCTCCAGCCGAGGAGCCCCTCCGGGGAGCCACCCCCCAGGGCTGTCCTTGGACCGAAGCCGCTGGGGCTGAACACGCGTTCGGGCGCCAGGGACCCTGAAGGGGCAGGGCCACTGCGTGTGGCTCGCAGCTGTGTCCCAGGCACGGAGGGTGTGAATTCGTGGGTGGCAGAACTGGAGCCAGGCCCGAGCACCTGCCGTCCAGTCTGCTGGCTTCGAGGTCCCCTGTCCTTAGCCAGGTCCATCAACATGTGGGTGGGGGACCTACCCAAGACCCTTTTCAAAATGTTCACAAACGTGCCCCCTGGAAGCTGGACTTCCAAACCTTCAAGGAAGAAGGAGCTTTGCTACAATATTAAAACAAGTGGCTGATGGAATTATGGCGATTTCGCTTTCTTGGGTCTTTACAGGATTCATTTCAAAATGAACATAGGATACTTTCAGgacattacattttttttttttaatttaaaaaatttagtggGCTAGAGCTATCataaaggaagcagaaggatgcCGGGCGAGTCCAGACAAGGGGGGGCCTTACCCAGTCTGGGataggaggtcagggaaggcctccctaTGAAAGGGACACTTAAGTTTGGCAAAGTTAAAAGGAAGGTGagtggaggaaggagatgggagagggaATTCCAAGCCTGGAGAACAGCATTTGCAAAGGTGTGGAAAAGCACAGCCTGTCCAAAGTACCTTAAGAAAGTGTGTTGGCCCAGAACATAGAGTCCACGTTGGAAAATGCCAGAAGGGTTGTATAGGGCAAGGTCAGGAAGGTTGTGTGCCGTAAAAGGGGATTAAATTTTATCCTGGATGATACGGAGACACGAAGGGATTTCTAGCCAGGGAGATACCACGTTAGTTTTATTTTTCGAAACCTTATGCTGAATCAACAGAAAAACTATTAAGGATAAgagtacagcaaagttgcaaagCTTTTCTGTATAACAGCCACTTCCAGTTAGAAAatgtaatgaaagaaaagaaatttcttttggtTTACATTGGCAGCAAAAGTTTGCGGCACCGAGGAATAAAGCTAACAAGAAATGTATGAAGAAAACTCTAAATGTTTACTGcaggacagaaaagaaaacttgtaTAAGTGAAGCGGTACCATGTTTCTGGGTAGCCAACTTTAGTTTtgtaaagatgttaattcttcccaaatAAACCTATACGTTCAATGGAATTTCTGTAAAATGCAGTGGTCTTTTGGAACTTGGCGtaatgattctaaagttcatttgGAAGAGTGTATAGAATATCTGGTAagtatttgggggaaaaaggtTACGAGGGTACATTTGCCCtctctgatattaaaaaaaaagtgctataAAATACCATAAGTGGTTGGTACTGGCACAGGAATTGATGGCTGGAACAATGTAACT
Protein-coding regions in this window:
- the FTH1 gene encoding ferritin heavy chain; the protein is MTTAFPSQVRQNYHQDSEAAINRQINLELHASYVYLSMSFYFDRDDVALKNFAKYFLHQSHEEREHAEKLMKLQNQRGGRIFLQDIKKPDQDDWENGLKAMECALHLEKNVNESLLELHKLATDKNDPHLCDFLETHYLNEQVKAIKELGDHVTNLRRMGAPESGMAEYLFDKHTLGECDES